The DNA region CTTGTGCGCGCGGAGATCCGGCAGACGGGCACCCTGGCGATCGGGCGTTTCTACTGGCGGCGGGCGCTGAGGCTGTGGCCGCCGTTGCTGTTGATGCTCGGGGCGTATGCCGTCATCGTGCCCGCCGTTTTCCCAGACACCCCGGTGGTTCGGGACGTCCTGATCACCGGCGTCTACTTTTCCGACTACTCGCGCGCGCTCTGGGGTTGGCCGGACCTGCTGAACCACACGTGGTCACTGTCGGTGGAGATGCACTTCTATCTCATCTGGCCGCTGGTCATCCTTGCCGCCGCGAGATGGACCGACCGCAGGGTCGCCGCGCTCTTTGCGCTCCTGTTCGTGCTGGCGACCGCATGGCGGGTCCTGGATCTGTGGGCGTATCGTGACTGGGCCCACACCTACTATCGGTTCGACACGCGGCTCAGTGGCTTGTTCGCCGGTGGGTTTATCGCCGTGGTGCCGTGGCGCCTGGGGTCGGCCATGTCGCACACCGTGACCGCGTTGGCGGTGCTCGTTCTGGGCGCCTGCGTGGCGATGCTGCGCTGGAGGATGTTTGATGCCCTGACGTGGGTCGGCATCATTGTGGACTTCGCTTCCGCCGGGCTGGTTGGCTCCATCGCCTCAGGCGCGAGCGCCCACGTGGCACGCGCGCTCTCGGCGCGGCCGTTGGTGTACGTCGGCCTCATCTCGTATGCGGTGTACCTCTGGCACTATCCCATTGCCCGCCTGGTGCGTGAGCACTTCGACCCCGCGGTGACGTTCCTCATTGTGGCGTCGCTCTCAATCGCCATGGCGGCGCTGTCCTACGAGTTCCTCGAGAAGCCCCTCCGCGCCCGCCGGCTTCGCTATGGGGAAGGGCCGCGGCGTTGAAGTGCACGCCGCGCTACGAAATGCGTGTCGAGTCCTCGTAGGGCGGCCTGGGGTCGGTCCTCGTAGGGCGGCCTGGGGTCGGTCCTCGTAGGGCGGCCTGGGTCTCAAGGCCGCCAAGGGCCGCGGCGTTGAAGTGCACGCCGCGCTACGAAATGCG from Acidobacteriota bacterium includes:
- a CDS encoding acyltransferase, with amino-acid sequence MKYNPALDAIRAVAVIAVVAFHSGLPLATGGFIGVDIFFVLSGFLITTLVRAEIRQTGTLAIGRFYWRRALRLWPPLLLMLGAYAVIVPAVFPDTPVVRDVLITGVYFSDYSRALWGWPDLLNHTWSLSVEMHFYLIWPLVILAAARWTDRRVAALFALLFVLATAWRVLDLWAYRDWAHTYYRFDTRLSGLFAGGFIAVVPWRLGSAMSHTVTALAVLVLGACVAMLRWRMFDALTWVGIIVDFASAGLVGSIASGASAHVARALSARPLVYVGLISYAVYLWHYPIARLVREHFDPAVTFLIVASLSIAMAALSYEFLEKPLRARRLRYGEGPRR